In a single window of the Rhizoctonia solani chromosome 16, complete sequence genome:
- a CDS encoding dihydrofolate synthase: MSGINLGLERVGRLMQLLPQYTRPTIHVAGTNGKGSVTTMIESVLREAGFSTGRFNSPHLVNVWDSIAFNAKPISEVQYTSTRRQIQALDSEHRIGASNFEQHTISALTLFQKENVDVVVLEVGMGGLTDATNIVPDEAIAVSAITSVDYDHQGFLGNTISEIAAHKAGIVRPNRVCIVGPQAWAEAERTIQECIRAIEAHSISAPRATLRQWDSGEDGPPPPAFSVSPFYPPPPRPCSVRLPVRGDTLSALVSLHGEHQLENISTAVSALDALRGHASCTSQFPEARFSRISDQHIKDGLLRARWPGRLSWHTISSPISNKELVVLVDGAHNAASATALSAYIDSLNSPPRPIFILALSHSPAKPPTTTLAPLLRSGDRVILTGFSPVQDMPWVNPVESREITAAAENLVGPSGQAHTAADLQSGLAMASELAGGSEDFIVIAGSLYLIADFYRVGNLS, translated from the coding sequence ATGTCCGGAATTAATCTGGGTCTTGAACGAGTTGGTCGACTCATGCAATTGCTACCACAGTATACTCGACCCACTATTCATGTTGCAGGTACAAACGGCAAAGGAAGTGTAACGACTATGATCGAGTCGGTTTTGCGCGAAGCTGGATTCTCTACGGGTCGATTCAACAGCCCTCACCTGGTCAACGTTTGGGACTCCATAGCTTTTAATGCAAAACCGATATCGGAGGTACAATACACATCCACTAGGCGACAAATCCAAGCTCTAGACAGTGAGCATAGGATCGGAGCCAGTAACTTTGAACAACACACAATCTCCGCATTGACTCTTTTTCAGAAGGAAAACGTGGATGTCGTCGTCCTCGAAGTTGGTATGGGAGGTCTCACCGATGCTACAAACATCGTTCCCGATGAAGCAATCGCTGTCAGCGCTATTACAAGTGTAGATTACGATCACCAAGGATTTCTAGGCAACACAATATCAGAAATCGCTGCGCATAAGGCTGGAATCGTCAGACCCAACAGGGTTTGCATAGTGGGTCCTCAGGCATGGGCAGAAGCAGAGCGTACGATTCAAGAATGCATACGTGCCATTGAAGCACATTCCATTTCGGCACCCCGCGCTACTTTGCGTCAGTGGGATTCTGGTGAAGATGGACCTCCTCCTCCAGCCTTTTCTGTTTCTCCATTCTATCCTCCGCCGCCAAGACCGTGCTCTGTTCGACTTCCTGTGCGCGGCGACACACTCTCAGCTCTGGTCTCGCTTCATGGCGAACATCAACTCGAGAACATTTCCACCGCCGTATCGGCACTTGATGCACTACGAGGTCACGCTTCTTGTACATCTCAATTTCCCGAGGCCCGATTTTCGCGCATCAGCGACCAGCATATCAAAGATGGACTACTGCGAGCACGTTGGCCAGGACGGCTTAGCTGGCATACCATCTCCTCACCCATATCGAACAAAGAACTCGTCGTATTGGTTGACGGAGCTCACAACGCCGCATCGGCTACAGCCCTATCCGCATACATCGACTCCCTCAATTCTCCTCCCAGACCTATTTTTATTCTAGCACTATCACACTCGCCAGCCAAGCCACCCACGACCACACTTGCGCCCCTTCTCCGGTCCGGGGATCGTGTTATACTAACAGGCTTCTCTCCCGTTCAAGATATGCCCTGGGTTAACCCTGTCGAATCACGAGAGATTACGGCTGCAGCTGAAAATCTCGTTGGGCCAAGCGGCCAGGCTCACACGGCCGCCGATTTACAGTCAGgcttggcaatggccagcGAGCTAGCCGGCGGTAGTGAAGATTTTATAGTCATCGCGGGAAGTTTGTATCTGATTGCCGATTTCTACCGAGTGGGGAATTTATCATAA
- a CDS encoding polygalacturonase, whose translation MFVATALALLPLVSAYSKTFVVPHTPGKDDSPAVVAAIANYSSNSLILFKKGVTYNLWTPINFGTLNNCEVAFEGNATYPTDIATVQAEVAKPTFPGHWIKIAGTNVTLRGTTDPKWGWIDSHGQQWWDAVQQTNRPHGISFVVTNGVVKDMKLWQPIAWNFLFNGGKNIHAFSNRIHAVSTTKAFPFNTDGFAAGGTNLLIENNHIVNGDDCITVGSGANGVHFRNNYCEGGHGLSIGSLGKGGAVASVQNILFENVVMKNHLYGARFKSWTGGNGIAKNITWRNIVLENVPFPIYVTQNYWDQNLGPKPTTDSPNNTHIEDMLFDNFSGTQLDTPYVEGSCVSDPCWYSVANATGKEIVIFDLYHGTTRNIVAKRISGLRTINRAKPAVMCDPAAIDNDVGFVCQNGPYIATRVGYTR comes from the exons ATGTTTGTTGCTACGGCTCTTGCTCTTCTACCGCTCGTCTCGGCGTATTCCAAGACGTTTGTTGTGCCCCATACTCCCGGAAAAGACGACTCTCCAGCAGTGGTTGCTGCCATTGCCAACTACAGCTCTAACTCACTGATTCTTTTCAAGAAGGGTGTTACATACAACCTCTGGACG CCCATTAATTTCGGCACCTTGAATAACTGCGAGGTTGCATTTGAGGGGAATGCCACTTACCCTACGGATATCGCAACTGTTCAGGCAGAGGTGGCCAAGCCA ACATTCCCTGGGCACTGGATCAAAATCGCTGGCACTAATGTGACCCTGCGTGGGACTACTGACCCCAAGTGGGGGTGGATCGACTCGCACGGCCAGCAATGGTGGGATGCTGTCCAGCAGACCAACCGACCTCATGGGATCAGTTTCGTCGTTACCAACGGCGTAGTAAAGGACATGAAGCTGTGGCAGCCTATCGCTTGGAATTTCCTTTTCAACGGTGGTAAGAACATTCACGCATTCAGCAACCGCATTCATGCGGTTTCTACCACCAAG GCTTTCCCCTTCAACACCGATGGCTTCGCTGCGGGTGGTACCAACTTGCTGATTGAGAATAATCACATTGTCAACGGTGATGATTGCATTACTGTGGGTAGCGGTGCCAACGGTGTCCATTTCCgcaat AACTACTGTGAAGGTGGCCACGGTTTGTCCATTGGCTCTCTCGGAAAAGGTGGGGCCGTTGCGTCTGTTCAGAACATTCTGTTCGAGAATGTTGTCATGAAGAATCACTTGTATGGTGCCCGCTTCAAGAGCTGGACCGGCGGAAACGGCATCGCCAAGAACATTACTTGGCGCAACATTGTTCTGGAAAATGTTCCCTTCCCTATCTATGTCACCCAGAACTACTGGGATCAGAAC TTGGGACCCAAGCCTACGACCGATAGCCCTAACAACACTCACATCGAGGATATGCTCTTCGACAACTTCAGCGGTACCCAGCTTGA CACCCCCTATGTCGAGGGCTCCTGCGTGAGCGACCCATGCTGGTACTCGGTCGCCAATGCAACTGGCAAGGAGATCGTCATCTTCGACCTCTATCATGGCACAACCCGCAACATTGTCGCAAAGCGTATTTCTGGCCTCAGGACTATCAACCGCGCGAAGCCAGCCGTTATGTGCGACCCCGCTGCGATTGACAATGATGTTGGATTTGTCTGCCAGAATGGCCCTTATATAGCCACCCGAGTTGGTTATACCCGATAA
- a CDS encoding glycosyltransferase family 1 protein yields MDKDDMPYHMREESGKNVVPDTFDKQSSRRSGDTTKVEIGSIKTHPGINYASYKALGKGLSSSANMTPDGRIVITLDLHKKLPDLPKDYANPVREYAVDRVDWRIAPPMSIVIMIVGSRGDVQPFLALGKKLKEYGHDIRIATHGTFKSFVKGSGLRFFDIGGDPEQLMSYMVRNPGLMPGLESLTNGDIGMKRKMVAEYLDGCWKACYQPDDDDDQLSFAADAIISNPPAFAHIHCAEALGIPLQLSFTMPWCATTDFPHPLVNVLQSNAGMGLTNVLSYALAELMTWQGLGDVINHFRTQTLGLEPLSLRSGAGLVDRIRVPWTYCMSPALVPKPDDWTNHIDVVGFYFLDLASNYEPPDNVKKFLNEGEPPIYIGFGSIVIEEPKEMTQKIFQAIKETRTRAILSAGWGGLFAPDSPNVPEGVLILDKQTGNIPHDWLFNYVSAVCHHGGAGTTSAGLKAGKPTIVVPFFGDQPFWGTMIARAGAGPEPIPQDELSTKKLIAAFEFVKSPRAKQAAERMGKQIRSENGVMLGADSFHKHLPLLNMRCDIDPHKLAEWWSPEHYLRLSGFAATTLTEAGLLDTKKIQRHRTKEYETHKKATDPITGGSIEIMRTVTHYYAGIAQIFYSPIKGIINTTTAIPKGIMNIIGSVSDGFHNVPRIYGSEIRERGPITDFSSGITEGAKGLFYGYKDGITGLVTEPLAGAKKEGFIGFIKGSGRSYINATMKPAAGIMGMISNPIEGVWKSGQKRWAKQQDSQQLAIRVERGKRAYEASTEEERQDVIDAFKRLTKRNVTLDRKKTMEAEAKEMLQTDASRKLTLADDQDASDEEMSPSDDSKSVLRPVRSASPDRFAHSEVEKAAPPPPPKRPPQQNTQDEEAAFQRDLDLALRLSLAEQQGYERGLQAAAEAKQQK; encoded by the exons ATGGACAAAGATGACATGCCATACCATATGCGAGAGGAATCGGGAAAGAATGTTGTTCCAGACACATTCGACAAACAATCGTCGAGGCGCTCAGGTGACACTACCAAGGTTGAAATCGGTAGCATTAAGACGCACCCAGGAATAA ACTATGCTTCGTACAAAGCCTTGGGCAAAGGCCTAAGCTCTTCGGCGAATATGACACCGGACGGCAGGATCGTTATTACTCTCGATCTTCACAAGAAGCTTCCAGACTTACCTAAAGATTATGCTAATCCTGTTCGAGAGTATGCGGTCGATAGAGTCGACTGGCGTATTGCGCCACCTATGAGTATTGTCATTATGATTGTAGGAAGTCGAG GGGATGTTCAGCCATTCTTAGCCCTCGGAAAGAAGCTGAAGGAGTACGGTCACGATATACGAATTGCTACTCATGGGACATTTAAGTCTTTTGTAAAGGGGTCAGGGCTACGATTTTTCGATATTGGAGGCGATCCCGAGCAACTTATGAGTTACATGGTCCGCAACCCAGGGCTAATGCCCGGTTTGGAATCTTTGACGAACGGAGACATAGGAATGAAGCGTAAAATGGTGGCCGAATACCTTGACGGATGCTGGAAGGCCTGCTATCAACccgatgacgatgatgatCAGCTATCTTTTGCTGCCGACGCAATCATATCTAATCCTCCTGCATTTGCACATATACATTGCGCCGAAGCGCTTGGAATTCCCTTACAGCTATCATTTA CTATGCCCTG GTGTGCAACAACAGATTTCCCACACCCTTTAGTGAATGTTCTCCAGTCAAATGCGGGAATGGGGCTCACCAACGTTTTGTCGTATGCTTTGGCAGAGTTAATGACATGGCAAGG GTTGGGCGACGTGATTAATCATTTCCGTACTCAGACTCTTGGTCTTGAACCATTAAGCTTACGTTCTGGCGCAGGTCTTGTAGATCGCATACGCGTACCTTGGACATACTGCATGTCACCCGCGTTGGTGCCTAAACCAGACGATTGGACGAATCATATAG ATGTAGTTGGTTTTTACTTCCTGGACCTAGCGTCAAACTATGAGCCCCCCGATAATGTAAAGAAGTTCCTGAATGAGGGAGAGCCACCTATTTATATTGG TTTTGGATCAATTGTTATCGAGGAACCAAAAGAAATGACCC AGAAAATATTCCAAGCGATAAAAGAAACCAGAACTCGAGCCATTCTGTCCGCAGGATGGGGCGGACTGTTTGCACCAGACAGCCCCAACGTTCCTGAGGGAGTTTTGATACTAGACAAGCAGACAGGTAATATTCCGCATGACTGGCTGTTCAACTACGTATCGGCTGTCTGTCACCATGGAGGGGCCGGGACA ACTAGTGCAGGGCTGAAAGCGGGAAAACCGACTATCGTGGTCCCATTCTTTGGAGATCAA CCATTCTGGGGGACAATGATCGCAAGGGCAGGTGCAGGCCCGGAGCCGATTCCACAAGATGAGTTATCCACCAAGAAGCTCATCGCCGCCTTTGAATTCGTTAAATCACCGCGAGCCAAGCAAGCTGCTGAAAGGATGGGTAAACAAATTCGAAGCGAG AACGGAGTTATGCTCGGAGCAGATTCATTCCATAAACATCTACCTTTGCTAAATATGAG ATGTGACATCGATCCTCATAAACTAGCCGAGTGGTGGTCACCTGAGCACTACCTGCGCCTTAGCGGATTCGCAGCCACAACCCTAACGGAAGCTGGCCTACTCGACACGAAAAAAATCCAACGTCACC GCACTAAGGAATATGAAACTCACAAGAAGGCTACCGACCCTATTACGGGTGGCTCTATCGAAATCATGCGAACGGTCACCCACTACTACGCTGGCATTGCGCAGATATTCTACAGCCCTATCAAGGGAATTATAAACACGACTACAGCCATTCCTAAAG GCATTATGAATATCATAGGGAGTGTATCTGATGGATTTCACAATGTCCCCCGTATCTACGGTTCCGAAATAAGAGAACGTGGACCTATTACAGACTTCTCGAGTGGAATCACAGAGGGTGCAAAG GGATTATTCTACGGTTACAAGGATGGCATCACTGGGCTTGTCACAGAGCCACTGGCAGGTGCAAAAAAAGAAGGCTTCATAGGTTTTATAAAAGGGTCTGGCAGAAGTT ACATCAACGCAACTATGAAACCAGCGGCTGGAATCATGGGTATGATATCTAATCCAATAGAAGGTGTATGGAAGTCGGGTCAGAAACGTTGGGCAAAGCAGCAGGATTCGCAACAACTTGCAATCCGGGTAGAACGCGGAAAGCGAGCATATGAGGCAAGTACGGAAGAGGAGCGTCAAGACGTGATTGACGCGTTCAAGCGTCTGACGAAACGAAATGTTACATTGGACCGGAAAAAGACTATGGAGGCGGAGGCTAAAGAAATGCTACAAACCGATGCGAGCCGAAAACTAACGCTTGCGGACGACCAGGATGCTAGCGATGAAGAAATGAGTCCTTCAGATGATTCGAAGTCGGTATTGCGTCCTGTACGGTCGGCTTCTCCAGATCGTTTTGCTCATTCAGAGGTCGAGAAGGCTGCTCCGCCCCCACCTCCGAAGCGCCCGCCCCAACAGAATACTCAAGATGAGGAAGCTGCGTTCCAGCGCGATTTAGATCTGGCATTGCGTCTATCATTGGCCGAACAACAAGGGTACGAACGTGGCCTACAGGCAGCGGCCGAGGCAAAGCAGCAGAAATAA